AGGCTTGAACCCCCGTCTAGTGGTTGGTTGGGAGGTTGGCTGGCATGCATCATAACCCCGGACGGCCAAGGCAAGACCATATTAATCTCAGGTGTGACAGTAACATCACTCCAgattcaatcttgattgtgattTGTACAAATGATCTGAATCTGGTTGGGTTGAGTGGGACATTTTGTGTTTGGTGATTATGTGAAAATAGGACCAATgacctaaaaaagaaaaatgttactATTTGTTTTGGCACAATAGGATGAGAGAAATTAGCTGAGCCAAAATTGCTGCTGTTCAGACAAAGCTCCTCACCCTTCTCACAAGGACTCGTTCAATGGCCATTATCTCTGTCAAGGGAAAGAAACCAATCATTCCACAGCCAAGGACAAGAAACTGATGTCTCTACATCACCGTTCCAAATTAAGCCACCTTCTTATATGATCCCAACCACATTGAAGtgcctctttctctcttccttaTTAGGCCTCAAATTCAACCAACACAACAGAAATAGATTCATTTTCTCTTGGTTAAATTTCCCTTCATCCATGCAAAAACCTAAGACCGGCGAAACTCTAAGCTCCGGCCAGCCGACGAGGCTACATCTCTGATCCTCGATGTCGTCTAATTCTTCATCATACCCAACAACTCTATCAATTGGCTCACCGGCAATAACCCTACTTGTAACCGTAATTCTTCTTGTGCTCTTCTTTATAGGTTTCTTCTCTATTTgcttttatagattttttatggAAGGCATAGTCCACGGTTGGCATCTCAGGCAGAGTTCACTTGGCCTTGTAAATCCGGCTAGTTCAAAAGAGAATCCCGGACTTGATTCTTCACAAATACAACTTTTCCCAACATTTACATATTCAAGCGTTAAAGATTTTCGACGCGAACAACACGGACTTGAATGTGCAATTTGCTTGGCAGAGTTTTCCGATGAAGATCTAGTACGCCTTTTAACGGTTTGCTACCATGTTTTCCACCAAGAATGCATTGATCTTTGGCTTGAATCCCACAAAACATGTCCAGTTTGTCGTAGAGATCTTGACTTGCCTAAGGAAGCATTGGAAAAGGCTCGGATAGGAGATCACCGAAGGGACATTAATGTGCACGATACTAATGAAACAAACGTATTGCTAGAGCATGCCATTAGCATTCATGTTAGCGAAGATAGTGGCGAGGAAGGTAGAGAAGGACATGGTAGAGGAAGCTCGACTCAGGATGTGGGCAGACAAAACGAAGGGCATGAAAAGATTTTGGGAATGTCAAGGTCACACTCGACAGGGCACTCAATACAAGCAACTAGAGAAGAAGAGGATAGATATACTTTGAGATTGATGGAACGTGTGAAGGTAAAAATTACAAGGGGGCATTGTGCAACAGGAAGTTGTATTACGTTTGGGGACTACTCAGGCCCTATGAATGATGGCCATGGAGGCTTCTCAGGGTGGTCGCATGGAGGCATCAAAAGAGAATAACGCTTCCATTAATATGCtctccttttttccttttcttgcacAATATTTTGATTACATTATTTGAAACTTTTTGATCAgtctaaaaaattatacagAATTTATTCGAAGTTGGCTAGCCGTCATTCTGCTGTTTGTAGGCCTCAGAAAAATGCATAGATACGAGCTTATTGATTCCCTGTCAAAATCGGATTAAGGTATTTAGCTTGCTCTCTTGTTGTCGTTAccttatatataatcaaatcttTCCTCTTATGAACAGGACATGGTTGAAACTTTTAAATCGATGACTGTAAGCCTTATAATTGAGATTTTATGAATGCTTTCTCCTGTATAAACACTTTCTTTTTTGCTGAAAGGCTTTACAACAAAGTTTTAAATCCCTATAACTGTCAAGAATATTACCATTTACCtgaaaattaaacaacaatcacttgtgtataaatatttaattttatcaaaatatatgaacaggttcaatttttatttaaattcttcataaaataaaataaaacaaaacaataatttgattattttcttgaatttgatttgtagtgaatttatttatttatgagacCAAGtcaaaatttgtgttttacAAGAACATGAATATAGACATGCATTGCTGCACAAGATTTGATGATTTGATACTTTGTAAAACACTTTTGATATGTCTTCAAAATGTTGTTGAAAGAAAGCTCGGGAACTTTTATGAGAGCTTCTATACTTAAAAagtttgtcttaaaaaaaaattttgtattttattcggaaaaaaaatttctttatatcTAGAGTGGGGCCCTTTATTTATAGATATTTGTAAGGgtatgcaagttttttttttcaatgccacatgatattattttatttatttatttttatttatgaaatcttatatttatgataaaatattttaaatatctcCTCCCATGTGTCAAGCTtccattgataaaaatataaaggctcatttattttctatgttatttatctcaaatttattttatttttaagtaacaataaaataaaaataacacaataaattttgattagttgaaaatttttatttttataggttcCTCCTTAAGACaagctcacttaaacttaacAATAAGTGGAcatgactaaaaaaatatagttaagagagtttcatattttgaatatatttttagctAAATTAGTACATTGTTGCTTGCAATTTCACACTAATTAGTACtatttaactaaaattttatttaatcatattaaattctcacaataaattattataggtattttttattgtgaaaataaaacataattatcaaaattggaagtttgattaaaatttatcgAATCAAATGATAGAATCAAAGTTTAATGCTAGATTTGAagcaattataaattttaggaaCCAAATTGAAACTTATAAAAACCTACTCTAAGCATGTACTATAGCAATGAATAGTAACCAACAACTTTAACCGACTCATgagaattcattttttattgaaagtgGTTACTAtgaaatcttatttttgttaaCCTTTAGGTCatacatttatgtttttatatattttgataataacaataatataaaaattggaCTATATGCTTCGTTGAAAATAAACTTTGAATAGATTTTATATGAAGAATACATCTATAAGTATGACGAAAATCCATGAAGGAAGCAAAATGAAGACTTAATTTAAGTATACATTTTCAGTGTTaaatgtaaatttttatatcctatttgatagtaaaaattaaaatgaatgccAACATTTCACTTTGCATGTATTTTAAAAGGATTGATAGAATGTTTCTAAGAATTCACCTAGGATTAAAACTAACAAATCTGGATTTTGCATGAACCGGTCAACTTGTTTGGGTATACCAAATGAACTAATCGACTGGCGGTGAGCACATGAGAATTCTACAACAACTGATCGATCGTTTCGCTCTCATTGGGACTGTAACGGTTATAAACaactagtgtgtgtgtgtgtgtagagagagagaaagaattcGAACATATATGTTATACAAGCCatcttaaaagcaaaacaacttCAAAATTATCAATCCTTAATCAATACTCATATTTATGCAATTACACCAAACCTTCATAGTCTTGCACAAGAGCATACATTCTCATAACACTTAAATACTTTAAATCCCTTGAGTGCTAtctaatgaaatataaaaatcctttaaatttttagttgTGAAGTCCTTTATATTGAGAGAGTAATTTTGTAATAACAAAATCACATTTATAAACCTTGTTATATTTAGCAACCCAATCAAAGAACTCTTGTATATCCATGTTTCTATTAAAGTTAGAGaaatatactattaattataattcattCTTCTCGAGATAAATTTATCTCTTAGGTTATAACTTGTCATTATCTGTAAAACTCTTATAACCTCTTACAACTTTAATCACTGAACTCCTCCATATATACAAGTTTTGGTTATCCATATAGGATTATAGAAACATGTATGGGGTTTGGTTTACCTTGAGTTGAGTCCTTAGATACATCCATCTTCTCACTAAGATTCATGTTTATGCCTTTTCTTGGAGACAACTAATCTAGTTATTTAGTTATGTCTGTTAATGAATGCTTTATTGGATTAAAGTTTTACAATTTCTCTAAGCTACCTTATAATCCTTCTGTTATGCCTTTTAAGCCCTCACTACATCTTAGAAGGCTTTCACTTTTATATCATAAAGTGGGAAGATGTTATCAacatctttttatattaaagagCTCAACTTGTTTTAATACCAATTAACACAACttacaatgaaaaattaataattagggTTTTTCAAGCCCTATGTTATAACCTTAAACTATAGagtaaatatttgtttaataaattccaaataatatgaaatcaattctaaaataacttataaatctttttaaataagatttagtCTGAATTAgtttaaaaagggaaaaaaaaatcccaaaattaCTAGTTATATAtctgtcacgacccgaatcccggatccatgaccgacACAAAAGTAAGGTTCCCTttcaaggttccaaacctatacGAACCCAAACTTATATACAATCCTAtcctttaaacaactcaatcagagtttaacgcagcattaacaacaaaactaacttaataatataatttaattgttttactacaagagttaatataattcatagttttggagcactaacttgacaaaaaaaaatgtacaaattacaaccaaaaagcaggttcggaaggtttaacaaaagtaacctgctatcaagctataaacctaaaaataataataatgagagggtgagttcaacaattcagtgagtagataacattcaatatacatacacgaggtaatacaacaatgagaaatatatatatatacaagtatggctttaggttcttatacgaaggtttatcaaatagaccataacaagaatatcatatggtaaaactcgtcagaaaatcaaaatgcaatgagcatgaggctccgtactgtgggatgattaGTCCACACAGattggtgactcccccgaccaactagggttcagatacaaTGTGCACAAAggctaacactaccctgttagcattggtattctgactgacataccataggttcataatcatagtctaacaaacatattcatatctcaaagctcaactcatgacatcaatcaaataagaagctatcaattcagaagtcaattcaaaatatatactggttcatatcaagaattcagaatcaataattgatcatgctttatcataacaaggataataatcaacatatatattatcaagaagcatgatccaattcatattaacaaatcaaatatttataatatttctcatgcatatgaaaaattatccactcacctgactcaaaagcaaacagaagccaAAAGTAGACaccgaagaaaatcctactgacgtcctgccggtagaatatcaggattatctgaatacaaaggagacatattcaagaacgactcaaaagaacatttaacctatttaatacacttaactaaggatGTATAccataaccctatatgtttttgaactaactagttaattttctaaaaaatctaaaatctaacggttttcccgaaatctaatccataataaaaacaactaataaaattggtaataattaactaaataacccttaattattcatcaaactaatatgAAAAAGCTAATagtacagctagggactaatatggaatttttccatatttttagggccaaattgtaattttcatctaatggaggaccaaactaaaatttgtcataaatccatgaatatactgaaattctgaccctatttaatcctcaattctgtccaagatgtatcattatgcttcagggaccattctgaaattttaccaaatttttagggttaaattgtaatttttgtcaaattggaggaccaaattaaaagtgttaaattctcttatctatacagtaattctgtccataattcatatgttattctgttcagaatctcggaatatgctccagggaccaatttgcaattttccaaagttcgaggactaaactgtaattttcgtaaatcgagggaccaaattgaattttcatcatcttcaacctccagtcCAGAATTTTAACAGAAAACCCACTGTTCTCTCCAaaatttctaacacaatttcaccattcaaacaaaatcagaactcaaaatcattatcttcaattcaatctctcaaaatcaatcaaataatcaattacccataacaatcaacccctaacattcaatttaattcatcaattaaacccaaaacacaaattctcaaaaccctaacattcattaAAACCGAAATTAAAGctaaagaaaacatattatacacattaaagcATAATCTTACCTTTAAACCTATTTCCTTCAACTCCTTTCTATTTCCCTTCtaatttccctcttttctcttctttttctttcccttttcttctcttctctcgtcagtttttcaatcttaatttcaggtctctctttgtttatttttttttatttatatttatcaacttttGTTCAATTACCACAATACCCctcatttaattatacttacTTCTAAACCACCAAGGGCTTGGTTGCCTTTTCCTAcacttttaattcaaaacattacaatatccattgatgaaatatttgttataacacttcattttttttttcaggatctaaatataataaattcaaactATCATTAGCATTCCCTTCCAATTGATAAACTTAATACATAATTGCAATCATTAATagttaaagaaaaatgtttaatgaaattaaatattacaagatATAAGAATTAGTAAGTAGTATTTACATGTGTTCTAAATCACGTTGtaaattatttatcttgtaattgaaaattttaagattcaataagatttgaattttgagattGTAAAAATTGAGGATGTTGTCtacaatgaattttttaatctatcaatTTATGAGACTatagaagaaaaattatttaaaaataaataaaaatatctcaattaatgtttgaatttaatttttattaagtaattttcttttattatattttttggtattgGCCTTCAtgagaaaatattgataaattctCACCTATTATCATTGTGTGTTAGAACAcaatttattcttattcttaaataagatttaaaataatacaaaataaatattgagatttttttgcaATATAAACCTTGCATGTTAAATCCTGAATAtgcactatttaaaaaaaaaaattaagttgaggaaatatctaaataaaattaaatgaatatcttaaatttaataataataataaaaacaatataaatttaaaaagtagcGATCGCTCGTCAACCATCAGCAGTTTTTGATGGCTGTCATAGAATAGGAGCAAGGGTTCTAGGCTGCTAGCAATTTACAGCTAGCAGCTCCTAAATGTCCGTCCTTTTGCTGACAAGCTCAACTCAACTTCCAAGATGTCAATATAACAAGTTCTTAAAGAtatttagagaaaataaaatgataaaaatcagCCGTCTCTTAAGTAGCGGTTCAACTCGCAAGggcaataataatttttattttttttaatctgggtGTTCGGACCAGCTTGCGCGTACCACAACTAATTCCCGAGCTCACTGAACATTCTGTAAGCTCAGTGAGTATGTAAGGCACCGAGAGGATGACAGGCGTACACAAGTAGAGCTTGAACCCTGGtgtgaagaaagaaaacaaatcccTTCAATCACTAGGCCACAACTCGCAAGGGCAATAATTTTAAACTATAGGGGTAGAGGTCGGTACTGATGAACCTTTGCTGAAATATAGAATTTCAGGAGTACATTCAAGTAACAGCACTGCTTCATCCTCTTGTTCACGTGATTCAATATGGATTTCTTTTCCACACTAGCGGCATTATAATTGCTTTCACTGAAGATTGAGGAGTCATGGATTAAATGAGTACAAAAAGGGAACAGAtatcttgagaaaaaaataaggagGGAATGTATAGTATACTTGGTAAGGATAATGTCATCTGAACTGATCATTTGACGCTTATGTTATTGAAAAGGAATGCTTGTAGCATAGAAATATTCTCTTAATTCGTTTTTGTGCCTTTCATTTCTTCTCCTCTAATGCATGATTCCTCCAAGGACCTTTATGAAGTAGTGCGATATCTGTTCATTTTAGGAACGATAAGCTGCATTTACAACTCTGGTTATGCTACTTATTTGATCCATGATCTTTGATCTGCAAGTATCCAGATTTTGCCTTGTAATCactcaaatcttttttaatttaaaaccattagaaaccccccccccctgtttttgtttgtttgtttgtttttgcctaTGTAGTTGCATCAAAAAGTCAATTCACGCCCCATATAGTGATTTTGATCGATTGCATCCAAAATTGCCTATATTTGGATCAGTTCACCCCCCCTAACTGATCAAATGCCTTGAATTCAACAATATATCCACTGATAAAAGATGttgaaaagagaggaaaagaggTATTGTTAAATTGAATTCACGTGTCTTGCATGTGATCTTCAACTTGGCAGTGCAATCGAGCTTATGTTACCCTGGTGTTGGCTGAAATCTTTCAGGTGATTCCCATgttattctttcttcttctttttcaactatatttaaaattcaatgccGCATTTATTTGATCAAGGTAATAGAACTAATTGTCATGGTGGCAAATAAGAGAAGGCACCGGCATTGACAAGCACTCACACATAATTTGCTACATATTAATCATTTCCCTATTGCCATATGCTTTTTATGATAGACAAAGCATACAACTTTTACTGTTGATGGCATGATCTTCTTACATCCCTTTTCTGTATGGAAATATAGATCCTTTCCTTGAATTGTGTAAATCTTGAACAGTACGAGATGAGAGGAAAAACTTCAAAAACAGTATAGCCAATAAGAATTAGGGGGGAAAGGTAGATGAAAACGGAGCTGAAAGTTAAGTTTGGACGATTGCTAGGATATTGCACTTTGGAAGCTGATGGTCACATGGATTCTCTGCAGAGCCTGACATTTTGGACCATGGTCCAAGTTCAGACCATCCTAACATAGGTCCTCATCACAAGATAAGGCTACAGTTCCCCTGTTCGTATATTTCTACACGGATCGATATTTGAACATCTGTAAAAGAGACCAAACAAATTACGTGTTGGATGTAGAGATGCAAATAGATGGACTTGTCCAGTGACATGTCTTCAAAGTCTTGAATCTCCAGAAAGTAGCTCTTAGACTATACTAATAAAGCTAGTTATGAGtagagattttctttttctttccctttgatGCATGGGAAAGGTTGATTTGCAATGGATGCATTTGTGCCCATGCGATACAGGCATGTCGAGACTTGCGGCAGAATATAGATGACTGCTTAATATGCAAATCCAAGTTGTGGCTGTGGGACTCGCTGACTGCACTCGTGGTTCCTAGAGAGGCAGGATAATAATTAAACCTGGTTAGGGTAAAATAACTAGATTGGTGGGTTTGGATTTAGAAGACGAGGGATGTCTACTACCGCAGGGCTCAAAGCACAGGTAGCCTTGTTGAACTTGCAATATTTGACTGAAAAAAGCGCTTCTGTTAGTTGTGAATTGTGATTCTCATGGC
This genomic interval from Populus alba chromosome 1, ASM523922v2, whole genome shotgun sequence contains the following:
- the LOC118039254 gene encoding RING-H2 finger protein ATL29; translated protein: MSSNSSSYPTTLSIGSPAITLLVTVILLVLFFIGFFSICFYRFFMEGIVHGWHLRQSSLGLVNPASSKENPGLDSSQIQLFPTFTYSSVKDFRREQHGLECAICLAEFSDEDLVRLLTVCYHVFHQECIDLWLESHKTCPVCRRDLDLPKEALEKARIGDHRRDINVHDTNETNVLLEHAISIHVSEDSGEEGREGHGRGSSTQDVGRQNEGHEKILGMSRSHSTGHSIQATREEEDRYTLRLMERVKVKITRGHCATGSCITFGDYSGPMNDGHGGFSGWSHGGIKRE